Proteins from a single region of Artemia franciscana chromosome 2, ASM3288406v1, whole genome shotgun sequence:
- the LOC136043894 gene encoding uncharacterized protein LOC136043894 yields MNVLIFVFLARAALAQIGLTNGLGYNSGGLLGSGMGGMGMGGMGGMGMGGMGGMGGMGGMGGMGGVAGTNFLGSGISGANSVVTHNPFLSGGGGLGGLGGQFGGLGGMMGQHGGMMGQHGGMMGQLGGLGSQYGGLGYSSGLGGMHSLGGMSGLGGYGSLGTSGLGYNHGGLGSSSLGGLYGGSSVGGLYGGSGLGYSGSSLGGLYSGMGGYGNSLGYGSHGLGADSNDSVKRTETLSSTPSALGVTSSRDYQSKVTQAIVDKIKSVSATAKPLH; encoded by the exons gtaCAATTCAGGCGGCCTCCTAGGCTCAGGAATGGGAGGAATGGGTATGGGTGGCATGGGAGGAATGGGCATGGGTGGTATGGGCGGAATGGGAGGCATGGGTGGAATGGGCGGAATGGGAGGCGTTGCTG GAACAAACTTCCTCGGAAGTGGTATCAGTGGAGCAAATTCCGTTGTCACTCACAATCCTTTTCTATCTGGAGGAGGGGGACTTGGAGGTCTTGGTGGTCAATTTGGTGGTCTTGGTGGTATGATGGGTCAGCATGGCGGCATGATGGGTCAGCATGGTGGAATGATGGGTCAACTTGGAGGCTTGGGCAGCCAGTACGGTGGCCTTGGCTACTCTAGTGGACTTGGTGGAATGCATTCTTTGGGTGGTATGAGTGGTCTTGGAGGCTATGGCTCCTTAGGTACATCTGGATTGGGATACAACCATGGTGGCTTAGGATCAAGCAGTCTTGGTGGCTTATATGGTGGTAGCAGTGTTGGCGGCTTATATGGCGGAAGCGGTCTTGGATATAGTGGAAGCAGTCTTGGTGGACTTTACAGTGGAATGGGTGGCTACGGAAACTCTCTCGGATATGGAAGCCACGGACTAGG TGCTGACTCGAACGACTCTGTTAAGAGGACTGAGACATTATCGTCAACGCCATCTGCTCTCGGCGTTACTTCTTCAAGAGATTATCAATCTAAAGTAACACAGGCTATTGTAGACAAGATTAAAAGTGTATCTGCAACTGCAAAACCATTACATTGA